A part of Streptomyces sp. DSM 40750 genomic DNA contains:
- a CDS encoding class I adenylate-forming enzyme family protein has protein sequence MQHIAELPDARAARNPTGPCIADDHEQLENQDFLKRVRGAAAVLRANGIRAGDVVAVVLPNRLELVVTMFAAWRLGAAVTPVNPELTDAEVRHQIEDSAAKVVIADDGTRTAGTLDVTAVVHASLEEEDTSSSTTADAVVPASDSLALIIYTSGTTGRPKGVMLDHGNVAAMCRMIIDGLGLDETDHSLLILPLFHVNGIVVSVLSPLLAGGRTTIAGRFRTSAFFAAVERARPTYFSAVPAIYAMLVSLPEEVRPDTTSLRRAICGAAPMPTELIARFEKRFAVPIVEGYGLSEGTCASTLNPPAGPRKPGTVGLPLAGQTVAVMDAEGNVLDDGSVGEVVVRGPNVMRGYLGLPRETADTVVDGWLHTGDVGRFDADGYLVLVDRIKDMIIRGGENIYPKEIENALHAHPAVLEAAVVGAPDPVLGEVPVAHVALLPGAEVTAAELIEHCRGSLARIKVPVSVFVTESLPKNPVGKIDKPRLRVLPVSP, from the coding sequence GTGCAGCACATCGCCGAATTGCCGGATGCCCGGGCCGCCAGAAACCCCACGGGCCCCTGTATCGCAGACGACCATGAGCAGCTGGAGAATCAGGATTTCCTGAAACGCGTCCGAGGCGCGGCGGCAGTTCTCCGGGCCAACGGAATACGGGCCGGAGATGTGGTCGCGGTGGTTCTGCCGAATCGTCTGGAACTGGTCGTCACCATGTTCGCGGCATGGCGCCTGGGCGCCGCGGTCACGCCCGTGAACCCTGAGCTCACCGACGCCGAGGTTCGCCATCAGATCGAGGACTCCGCGGCCAAGGTGGTGATCGCCGACGACGGGACACGCACCGCCGGGACGCTCGACGTGACCGCGGTGGTGCACGCCTCGCTCGAGGAGGAGGACACCTCCTCGAGCACCACCGCCGACGCCGTCGTTCCCGCCTCCGACTCCCTGGCCCTGATCATCTACACGAGCGGGACCACGGGGCGCCCGAAGGGCGTCATGCTCGACCACGGCAACGTCGCGGCGATGTGCCGGATGATCATCGACGGCCTCGGCCTGGACGAGACCGATCACAGCCTGCTGATCCTGCCGTTGTTCCACGTCAACGGGATCGTGGTGAGTGTGCTGTCGCCGCTGCTCGCGGGCGGACGTACGACGATCGCCGGCCGCTTCCGGACGTCGGCCTTCTTCGCCGCGGTCGAACGTGCCCGGCCGACCTACTTCTCGGCCGTTCCGGCGATCTACGCGATGTTGGTGTCGCTGCCGGAGGAGGTGCGCCCGGACACCACGTCCCTGCGCCGGGCGATCTGCGGGGCCGCACCGATGCCGACCGAACTGATCGCCCGGTTCGAGAAGCGGTTCGCGGTGCCGATCGTCGAGGGGTACGGGCTGTCCGAGGGCACCTGCGCCTCGACCCTGAATCCGCCCGCCGGGCCACGCAAGCCCGGGACGGTCGGGCTCCCGCTGGCCGGGCAGACCGTCGCCGTGATGGACGCCGAGGGCAACGTACTCGACGACGGGTCGGTGGGCGAAGTGGTCGTCCGGGGGCCGAACGTCATGCGCGGCTACCTCGGTCTGCCGCGGGAGACGGCCGACACCGTCGTCGACGGCTGGTTGCACACCGGCGACGTCGGACGCTTCGACGCGGACGGCTATCTCGTCCTGGTCGACCGGATCAAGGACATGATCATCCGAGGCGGGGAGAACATCTACCCCAAGGAGATCGAGAACGCCCTGCACGCCCACCCGGCGGTGCTGGAAGCGGCGGTGGTCGGTGCACCCGACCCCGTGCTCGGTGAGGTTCCCGTCGCCCATGTCGCACTGCTGCCGGGCGCGGAGGTCACCGCCGCCGAGCTCATCGAGCACTGCCGCGGCTCGCTGGCCCGGATCAAGGTACCGGTGTCGGTCTTCGTCACCGAGTCGTTGCCGAAGAATCCCGTGGGGAAGATCGACAAACCACGCCTTCGCGTACTCCCCGTTTCCCCGTGA
- a CDS encoding helix-turn-helix domain-containing protein — translation MNVHVDGAVHDVAKHLQADLENLTAGMTAMFVDVIPEFRHDDAVRRLMIASTSSNLLAILDMLALGISLDDITVPPAAAEYARRFAQHDLSLEALLRAYRLGEHMVVQRAMTALGRLELSMEDALATTSRIALLTNSYIDQVIEGVIDIYENERRRWDARSDAARAAQVRAVLDTEGLDLASAEKMLSTSLRGWHLAAIIWTRPGSPAQAGAGLRAGAAILAAATGKTPLTISADEQTYWAWISSAGKPVLDVPRLEEELGRHPALRIAIGDPSSGLDGFRQTFRDAQRARNVAVTGADPDRSLTLHSHVALAGLLVDHLTDVKAWAERVLGDLMRDDDATIRLRETVQVFLDARGSFTDAATRMHVHKNTVHYRVRKAEEILGHPLTESRLDIEVALLACAQLGLRSVEGARRPS, via the coding sequence ATGAACGTCCATGTCGACGGTGCCGTGCACGATGTCGCCAAGCACCTCCAGGCCGATCTGGAGAACCTCACCGCGGGAATGACCGCGATGTTCGTCGACGTCATCCCCGAGTTCCGCCACGACGACGCCGTGCGGCGACTCATGATCGCCAGCACCTCGTCGAATCTCCTGGCCATCCTCGACATGCTCGCTCTGGGTATCTCCCTCGACGACATCACCGTGCCGCCGGCCGCGGCCGAGTACGCCCGGCGCTTCGCCCAGCACGACCTGTCCCTGGAAGCCTTGCTGCGCGCCTACCGCCTCGGCGAGCACATGGTCGTGCAGCGGGCCATGACCGCCCTCGGACGCCTCGAACTGTCCATGGAGGACGCGCTGGCGACGACGAGCCGGATCGCGCTCCTGACGAACAGTTACATCGACCAGGTCATCGAGGGTGTCATCGACATCTATGAGAACGAGCGCAGACGATGGGACGCCCGCTCCGACGCGGCCCGCGCCGCCCAGGTCCGGGCCGTGCTCGACACCGAGGGGCTGGACCTGGCATCGGCCGAGAAGATGCTGTCGACGTCCCTTCGCGGGTGGCACCTCGCGGCGATCATCTGGACGCGTCCCGGCTCACCCGCCCAGGCCGGGGCCGGACTCCGTGCCGGGGCGGCGATTCTGGCCGCGGCCACCGGCAAGACCCCGCTGACGATCTCCGCCGACGAGCAGACGTACTGGGCCTGGATCTCCTCCGCCGGCAAGCCGGTCCTCGACGTTCCCCGGCTCGAAGAGGAGCTCGGCAGACACCCCGCGCTCCGTATCGCCATCGGCGACCCGTCCTCCGGACTCGACGGATTCCGCCAGACGTTCCGGGACGCGCAGCGCGCCCGCAATGTCGCCGTCACCGGAGCCGACCCCGACCGCTCACTCACCCTGCACTCCCACGTCGCGCTGGCCGGCCTCCTCGTCGATCACCTCACCGACGTCAAGGCCTGGGCCGAACGCGTCCTCGGCGACCTCATGCGCGATGACGACGCCACGATCCGCCTGCGCGAGACCGTGCAGGTCTTCCTGGACGCACGAGGCAGCTTCACCGACGCCGCCACCCGCATGCACGTCCACAAGAACACCGTGCACTACCGCGTCCGCAAGGCCGAGGAGATCCTGGGCCACCCGCTCACCGAGAGCCGACTGGACATCGAGGTGGCCCTGCTGGCCTGCGCACAGCTCGGGCTCCGGTCCGTGGAGGGTGCGCGGAGACCGTCGTGA